The sequence below is a genomic window from Uranotaenia lowii strain MFRU-FL chromosome 2, ASM2978415v1, whole genome shotgun sequence.
gaaagacgaaagacgaaagacgaagaGTTTGAAAACCAAGAAATGTgctcgaaaatttgaaattcccaaAATCGTatgatttcatttatttgttctaataatttaaattctattCTATTGGTTTctttcgacaaaattttaaataacagaaaaaaatattctaaaacggTTCAGTTTCCAGTATCGTCTTCATCCACAGTTCCGGCTTGTGGTAGCCCATCTCTTCCGGGAGGCTAATTCCTAGCTCGCACAAAGTCGGCGTAATTTCTCCTACCAAATACGGATAAAGCGTTCCTGCCTGATCTCCACAACGATCCTTGACGGCCTCCAAAAACCGGGTGGTCAGCGCGTAATCGTTCACCCGACGGCATGCTTTAAGTGCGGCAACAATGATTTTCGGTTC
It includes:
- the LOC129745667 gene encoding cytochrome c oxidase subunit 5A, mitochondrial-like — translated: MFRLLPIANLLRGASKFPPVVRSGAVPGPGNIVGGIRQSHGCDEDPAEFDARYEAYFNRPDIDGWEIRKAMTDLLGMDLVPEPKIIVAALKACRRVNDYALTTRFLEAVKDRCGDQAGTLYPYLVGEITPTLCELGISLPEEMGYHKPELWMKTILETEPF